In Tuberibacillus sp. Marseille-P3662, the following proteins share a genomic window:
- a CDS encoding isocitrate lyase/PEP mutase family protein, with protein sequence MNPKDQLQKTKHFHQLHQPGSTFVLPNAWDVISAKIFEESGFEAIGTTSAGIATSLGFKDGQNIPSEKMTEVIKTIADAVNVPVSADIEAGYGESAENVAKAAKKVLEAGAVGINLEDGTGNLEHPLYDLSLQKEKITAIKEFSDTTEGSSLFINARTDTYWLNIDDPSTRFQKTVERVKAFEEAGADCIFVPGLHDREIIQKLRKETNCPINLLVDPDMPNLSELSNLGIERVSCGSSPFRATVTLLKTISEEIKNQQTFHHMQGDVLSYRKVAKLVEQTS encoded by the coding sequence ATGAATCCCAAGGATCAATTACAAAAGACCAAACATTTTCACCAATTGCATCAACCTGGGTCAACTTTTGTCCTTCCAAATGCCTGGGATGTGATTAGCGCAAAAATATTTGAGGAAAGTGGATTTGAAGCCATTGGAACAACAAGTGCAGGTATCGCCACGTCACTGGGATTTAAGGACGGTCAGAATATACCTTCCGAGAAAATGACAGAGGTCATTAAAACGATTGCTGACGCAGTGAATGTTCCCGTCAGTGCAGATATTGAGGCAGGGTATGGAGAATCAGCTGAGAATGTCGCAAAAGCAGCCAAGAAAGTCTTAGAAGCAGGTGCTGTTGGGATCAACCTTGAAGACGGAACAGGAAATCTTGAACATCCACTATATGATCTTTCCCTGCAAAAGGAGAAAATAACAGCGATCAAAGAGTTTTCAGATACGACAGAGGGTTCCTCTTTATTTATCAATGCGCGTACGGATACGTATTGGCTAAACATTGACGATCCCTCAACGCGATTCCAAAAGACGGTTGAACGTGTTAAGGCATTCGAGGAAGCCGGAGCTGATTGTATTTTTGTACCCGGCCTGCACGATCGGGAGATTATCCAGAAACTCAGGAAAGAAACGAACTGTCCTATCAACCTTTTGGTTGATCCTGACATGCCTAATTTGAGTGAGTTATCAAACCTCGGAATTGAAAGGGTTAGTTGCGGTTCAAGCCCTTTCAGAGCAACCGTAACCCTATTGAAAACAATCAGTGAGGAAATCAAAAACCAGCAGACCTTTCATCACATGCAGGGCGATGTTCTGTCATATAGGAAGGTCGCTAAATTGGTAGAACAAACATCGTAA
- a CDS encoding GNAT family N-acetyltransferase, whose protein sequence is MARKSWNSTYEGIIPHQVQENFLNAAYNDEMMEKRLNGSFIFVAEMEDKVVGFANFTPVNSEGQSELSAIYLYQDCQGEGIGTALLQRGIKELENLKEVYIDVEKENTVGKTFYDVKGFKTIKEYDDNFDGHILKTVRMCLTV, encoded by the coding sequence GTGGCAAGAAAAAGTTGGAACTCGACATATGAAGGGATAATCCCGCATCAGGTACAGGAAAACTTTTTGAACGCTGCTTACAATGACGAAATGATGGAAAAGCGTTTAAATGGATCATTTATTTTTGTTGCAGAAATGGAAGATAAGGTCGTAGGTTTTGCCAATTTTACGCCAGTTAACAGTGAAGGACAATCAGAGTTAAGTGCAATATATCTCTATCAAGACTGTCAAGGTGAGGGTATAGGCACTGCTTTACTTCAGCGAGGAATTAAGGAGTTAGAGAATCTGAAGGAAGTATATATTGATGTTGAAAAGGAAAACACCGTCGGAAAAACTTTTTACGATGTCAAAGGGTTTAAGACAATTAAAGAATATGATGATAATTTCGATGGTCACATTCTGAAAACGGTTCGGATGTGTTTAACAGTTTAA
- a CDS encoding AbrB/MazE/SpoVT family DNA-binding domain-containing protein, translating to MKSTGIVRKIDELGRIVLPIELRRNLDINIKDPVEVYTDEDKIVLKKYKPTKACQMTGEVSDNNLVLANGNVILSEDAAKELVNEIKQSIDEPVGAH from the coding sequence ATGAAATCAACGGGTATCGTTCGGAAGATCGATGAATTAGGTCGTATTGTCTTGCCAATTGAGTTAAGAAGAAACCTTGATATTAATATTAAAGATCCAGTTGAAGTTTACACGGATGAAGACAAAATCGTCCTAAAAAAATATAAGCCTACCAAGGCGTGCCAAATGACAGGTGAGGTATCGGATAATAATCTGGTACTTGCTAATGGAAACGTGATTTTGAGTGAAGATGCTGCGAAAGAACTTGTTAATGAAATAAAACAATCTATTGATGAACCGGTGGGAGCCCACTAA
- a CDS encoding helix-turn-helix domain-containing protein: MNNPLDQIMSTREAAQKWGITQDSVKRLARQGQIIARKLDPDDKKSPYVILKNQEYPEKEVD; the protein is encoded by the coding sequence ATGAACAATCCCTTAGATCAAATCATGAGTACAAGAGAAGCAGCACAAAAATGGGGGATAACACAGGATTCTGTCAAAAGACTTGCTAGACAAGGACAAATCATTGCACGAAAGTTAGACCCTGATGATAAAAAATCCCCTTACGTTATTCTTAAAAATCAAGAGTATCCTGAAAAGGAGGTTGACTGA
- a CDS encoding ArsR/SmtB family transcription factor — protein sequence MGANPNVAEVVSLMGESSRAAILTNLMDGRFHTATELAYMAEIKPQTASFHLAKLVDGDFVIVEKHGRFRYYQLANREIANMLESFLSVSKPPKVRSLKQSSQAKALHSARTCYDHLAGSLGVGLTNAMVEEGYLKKEEKDFRVTPSGEQFFTEFGLDMTALRKKRRSFSRACLDWSERHHHLAGALGNGLAKRLFELEWITQVPSSRAIKITNKGQSGLKQEFHLSI from the coding sequence ATGGGTGCAAATCCAAATGTTGCAGAAGTTGTTTCTTTGATGGGGGAATCATCGAGGGCAGCGATCCTGACCAATTTAATGGACGGCCGATTTCATACAGCCACTGAATTAGCGTATATGGCCGAAATCAAACCTCAAACCGCGAGTTTTCATCTTGCAAAATTAGTAGATGGTGATTTTGTAATCGTGGAGAAACACGGTCGTTTCCGTTATTATCAGCTTGCCAATCGGGAGATAGCGAATATGTTGGAATCTTTTTTGTCCGTTTCTAAACCACCCAAAGTTCGTTCATTGAAACAATCCTCCCAGGCCAAAGCCCTGCACAGCGCAAGAACCTGTTATGACCATTTGGCAGGATCGCTGGGTGTAGGTTTAACAAATGCGATGGTGGAGGAAGGCTATCTCAAAAAAGAGGAGAAGGACTTTCGGGTGACCCCAAGCGGGGAACAATTTTTCACAGAGTTTGGTTTGGATATGACGGCCTTAAGAAAAAAACGCCGGTCTTTTTCCCGAGCCTGCCTCGATTGGAGCGAGCGCCATCATCATCTTGCAGGGGCTTTAGGTAACGGTCTTGCCAAACGTCTTTTTGAATTAGAATGGATTACTCAAGTTCCTTCGTCACGTGCGATCAAAATTACAAATAAAGGCCAGTCTGGATTAAAGCAGGAGTTTCACCTGTCTATTTGA
- a CDS encoding DNA-3-methyladenine glycosylase family protein produces the protein MQKKQTEIIPAQPYAFGQALAYIRTSPSSILEKIDDHGYHRVFTFTDQPVLVQMNHEGSIDNARLKVEVIGDHVDAAILNQAVDTLKRIFCLTVDPEPFHLLTVKDPILGGQMSSYRGLRPVLIGDPFEALVWAIIGQQINITFAKKLKLKLQGLCGDTFHFNGKSYPVFPKPEQIIALGEEKLRENQFSRQKAQYLITASRAVASGDIDFEALTHMSYDKACQSLMQFKGLGRWTAEYVLMRGLGFQDIIPAGDLGLQDIIGQFYKHGKRATEDEVRQIAKAWSPWRSWAAFVWWLQLQLAHFVEQKHRSGVISDE, from the coding sequence ATGCAGAAAAAACAAACAGAAATCATACCCGCTCAACCTTATGCATTTGGTCAAGCCCTGGCCTATATTCGGACATCACCTTCGTCCATCCTTGAAAAAATCGATGACCACGGATATCATCGTGTTTTTACATTTACAGATCAACCGGTGTTGGTTCAAATGAACCATGAAGGCTCTATTGATAACGCAAGGCTCAAGGTCGAAGTGATTGGAGATCATGTTGATGCTGCAATATTAAATCAAGCTGTAGATACACTTAAGCGTATTTTTTGCTTAACAGTTGATCCCGAACCGTTTCATCTCTTGACCGTGAAAGATCCAATACTAGGTGGACAAATGAGTTCCTATCGAGGGTTACGACCTGTATTAATCGGAGACCCTTTTGAGGCTCTTGTTTGGGCGATCATTGGACAACAAATTAATATTACGTTTGCCAAAAAATTAAAGTTAAAGCTACAAGGTCTTTGTGGCGATACATTTCATTTTAATGGGAAGTCTTATCCGGTCTTTCCAAAACCGGAGCAAATTATTGCATTAGGTGAAGAAAAGCTTCGTGAAAATCAATTTAGCCGTCAAAAAGCGCAATACTTAATCACCGCTTCAAGGGCTGTGGCCAGTGGGGATATTGATTTTGAGGCGTTAACACATATGTCTTACGACAAAGCCTGTCAATCCCTTATGCAGTTTAAAGGTTTGGGTCGCTGGACGGCAGAGTATGTCTTGATGAGGGGACTAGGATTTCAGGATATCATCCCAGCTGGTGATTTAGGATTGCAAGACATTATCGGTCAATTCTATAAACATGGGAAACGGGCGACTGAAGATGAAGTTCGCCAAATTGCAAAAGCGTGGTCTCCTTGGCGAAGTTGGGCAGCATTCGTATGGTGGTTACAGCTTCAGTTGGCCCATTTTGTTGAACAGAAACATCGATCAGGGGTGATTTCAGATGAGTAA
- a CDS encoding MFS transporter, with protein sequence MSKKNTVTFWLVGYTLLMLMVGANIPSPLYSVYQQQWDFSSAILTLIFAVYALVLIPSLLIFGQLSDRIGRKKVLLVGLLISAAGSAIFAFAGSIAWLFIARGLQGLAAGMMSGTATAALVELRPNHRKTASLVASIATAGGTAVGPILGGILAQYGPIPLVLPYIVHLILFIPGFITILMMNETVTSKSTGRWRPQRPSVPSNIRTPFAMGAITAFAAWSVTALFMSLVPSYVSSLMGIHNLAITGGVVFLMLGASAVAQLTFKNLSFRTSMISGLILLIIGLAGILFAVPSQSITLLIISTIITGLGQGLAFMGSMALVNEIAPENRRGDVVSTLYVVIYIGVGLPTIGIGFGAVWIGLYKAIFIFACFIAALSILMSILIAVKMKQRLESPVAG encoded by the coding sequence ATGAGTAAGAAAAACACGGTAACCTTTTGGTTAGTGGGTTACACCCTGTTAATGTTAATGGTTGGAGCGAATATTCCATCCCCTCTGTACAGCGTCTATCAGCAGCAATGGGATTTTTCATCAGCAATTTTAACACTGATTTTTGCTGTTTACGCTCTGGTTCTCATTCCTTCCCTTCTAATATTTGGACAACTTTCTGATCGAATCGGAAGAAAAAAGGTCCTGCTTGTTGGATTACTGATTTCAGCTGCTGGTTCAGCTATTTTTGCATTTGCAGGTAGTATTGCTTGGTTATTTATCGCTCGAGGTTTGCAGGGGTTAGCAGCAGGGATGATGAGTGGAACAGCGACGGCTGCACTGGTTGAACTCCGTCCCAATCACCGAAAAACCGCTTCGCTCGTTGCATCAATTGCAACAGCGGGTGGAACTGCAGTTGGGCCAATACTAGGAGGAATTCTTGCACAGTACGGTCCTATTCCACTTGTATTGCCGTATATCGTACACCTGATTTTATTTATACCAGGGTTTATTACAATCCTTATGATGAACGAGACGGTTACATCAAAATCAACCGGACGTTGGCGTCCTCAACGTCCAAGTGTCCCTTCTAATATTCGTACACCTTTTGCAATGGGTGCTATTACTGCTTTTGCAGCTTGGTCTGTAACAGCCTTATTCATGTCCCTTGTCCCTTCTTATGTTTCATCCTTGATGGGGATTCATAACTTAGCCATAACAGGGGGCGTTGTATTTCTTATGTTGGGTGCATCAGCTGTTGCTCAATTAACTTTTAAAAACCTATCTTTTCGAACATCAATGATTTCCGGGCTTATTTTACTAATCATTGGTTTGGCCGGTATTTTGTTCGCTGTACCTTCACAATCAATTACGCTGTTAATCATAAGCACCATCATTACTGGATTAGGGCAAGGCCTTGCCTTTATGGGAAGTATGGCATTAGTCAATGAGATTGCTCCGGAAAACCGACGAGGAGATGTTGTTTCCACACTTTATGTGGTCATTTATATTGGTGTCGGATTACCTACAATAGGAATTGGATTTGGAGCCGTATGGATTGGCTTATATAAAGCCATTTTCATCTTTGCTTGTTTCATCGCGGCTTTGTCCATTCTTATGTCTATTCTGATTGCAGTTAAAATGAAACAACGCTTAGAGAGCCCAGTTGCAGGATAA
- a CDS encoding DNA polymerase IV: protein MKGSVIFLVDMQSFYVSVEKADDPTLQNQPVIVSGDPERRSGIILAACPIAKEFGVETAEPLWKAQQKCPQAVVRRPRMQRYIDMSLQITKICEQFTDLVEPFSIDEQFLDVTGSQRLFGEPFEIATKIQTRIMAVTGVYARVGMGPNKVLAKMACDNFAKKNRDGIFQLDTSNMQEKLWPLPIGKLFGVGNRMEQHLIRMGIRQIGHLANFPLQQLQSRWGINGQVLWQTANGRDFAPVTTQTHDGQKAIGHNMTLPRDYEILSDIRVVLLELSQEVARRARAKGYTGQTVSLGVRGADFDRPTGFHRQIKLTSPTDFDLDIYHAADHLLHRYWDQLPIRSLGVTLSQLQQGHNIQLSLFEATNKKHQLNQALDTIYHKYGNTAIVRAASLTAAGQTFERSAKIGGHYK, encoded by the coding sequence ATGAAAGGCAGCGTGATTTTCCTTGTTGATATGCAGTCGTTTTATGTTTCCGTTGAAAAGGCTGATGATCCGACATTACAGAACCAGCCCGTTATTGTATCCGGTGATCCAGAGAGACGAAGCGGCATTATTCTAGCTGCTTGTCCTATAGCTAAAGAGTTCGGTGTTGAAACAGCCGAACCCCTATGGAAAGCCCAACAAAAATGCCCCCAAGCTGTCGTGAGGCGTCCAAGAATGCAACGATACATTGATATGTCGTTACAAATCACAAAGATCTGTGAGCAATTTACGGATCTGGTCGAACCCTTCTCCATTGATGAGCAATTTCTAGATGTGACAGGTAGCCAAAGGCTTTTTGGTGAACCTTTTGAGATCGCAACGAAGATTCAGACAAGGATTATGGCTGTGACAGGGGTTTATGCTCGGGTTGGGATGGGCCCGAATAAAGTCTTGGCTAAAATGGCCTGTGATAACTTCGCCAAAAAGAATCGGGATGGTATCTTTCAGCTTGATACCTCCAATATGCAAGAGAAACTTTGGCCGCTACCGATTGGAAAACTTTTTGGGGTTGGTAACCGGATGGAGCAACATTTGATTCGAATGGGCATCCGTCAAATCGGCCATTTAGCGAACTTCCCATTGCAACAGCTTCAATCGCGATGGGGCATCAACGGTCAGGTATTATGGCAAACCGCCAATGGCCGTGACTTTGCGCCTGTGACAACCCAAACGCATGACGGGCAAAAGGCCATTGGTCACAACATGACTTTGCCCCGAGATTATGAAATCCTAAGTGATATTCGAGTCGTGTTGCTTGAATTAAGCCAAGAGGTAGCACGGCGAGCACGAGCTAAGGGCTATACTGGCCAAACGGTGTCATTAGGTGTAAGGGGTGCGGACTTTGATCGGCCGACGGGGTTTCATCGACAAATCAAACTCACGTCCCCGACAGACTTTGACTTAGATATTTACCATGCAGCTGATCATTTGCTTCATCGGTATTGGGATCAGTTACCCATCCGTAGCCTTGGTGTAACTTTATCACAGCTGCAACAGGGTCATAACATTCAGTTAAGTCTTTTTGAAGCGACAAATAAAAAACACCAGCTTAATCAGGCCCTAGATACGATTTATCATAAATATGGAAATACCGCTATTGTCAGGGCCGCTTCACTAACCGCTGCCGGTCAAACCTTTGAGCGATCGGCTAAAATAGGTGGCCATTATAAATAA